The following are encoded together in the Iodobacter fluviatilis genome:
- a CDS encoding cold-shock protein → MALGTVKWFNDSKGFGFVTPDEGGEDIFAHFSAINMPGFKTLKEGQRVSFEITNGAKGKQASNIQAA, encoded by the coding sequence ATGGCTCTGGGCACTGTTAAGTGGTTCAATGATTCCAAAGGCTTCGGCTTTGTTACTCCAGACGAAGGCGGCGAAGACATTTTCGCTCACTTCTCCGCGATTAACATGCCAGGCTTCAAAACCTTAAAAGAAGGCCAACGTGTCTCTTTTGAGATCACCAACGGTGCTAAAGGCAAACAAGCCTCTAACATCCAGGCTGCTTAA
- the clpS gene encoding ATP-dependent Clp protease adapter ClpS: MPAQHQTDAELNQQSILSPPPALWRVLLLNDDFTPMDFVINVLEKFFGMNRERATQVMLKVHTEGRGMCGIFPKDIASTKVAEVSQYSRQHQQPLQCTMEVNE; this comes from the coding sequence ATGCCTGCACAGCATCAAACCGATGCCGAACTTAATCAGCAATCGATACTCTCACCACCACCCGCTTTGTGGCGCGTACTGCTGTTAAATGATGACTTTACACCGATGGATTTTGTCATCAATGTTTTAGAAAAATTTTTTGGAATGAACCGTGAACGAGCAACGCAGGTTATGCTTAAGGTTCACACAGAAGGGCGCGGGATGTGTGGGATTTTTCCTAAAGACATTGCGTCCACTAAGGTCGCAGAAGTCAGCCAATATTCCAGGCAACATCAGCAGCCACTGCAATGCACAATGGAGGTGAACGAATGA